A genomic region of Natronoarchaeum mannanilyticum contains the following coding sequences:
- a CDS encoding mechanosensitive ion channel family protein → MLLLQAFPDGFTLFQEPVVVALILLVVGLGLGLLVGRVNKQILVAAGVPDAVEGTPFERTARSLGTSTVSLLARLTSWFVYGVSILAAIRVANFFEAPSFWIGVAAFVPKLFVAVVVMILGFIVADKAELIASERLRDVKLPEITLLPLAVKYTVLYVALLIALSQVDVNTTALLILLTVYVFGVVFLGGLAFKDFLSSAAAGMYLLLNQPYGIGDEVRIGDREGIVQEVDLLVTRIENEEEEFIVPNRKVFEHGIARTR, encoded by the coding sequence ATGCTCCTGCTGCAGGCGTTCCCCGACGGGTTCACGCTGTTCCAGGAGCCGGTCGTCGTCGCGCTGATCCTGCTGGTCGTCGGGCTGGGACTGGGGCTGCTGGTCGGCCGCGTGAACAAGCAGATTCTGGTCGCGGCGGGCGTGCCCGACGCCGTCGAGGGGACGCCGTTCGAGCGCACGGCCAGAAGCCTCGGCACGTCGACGGTGTCGCTGCTGGCCCGACTCACATCGTGGTTCGTCTACGGCGTCTCGATCCTGGCGGCGATTCGCGTCGCGAACTTCTTCGAGGCGCCGTCGTTCTGGATCGGCGTCGCCGCGTTCGTCCCGAAACTGTTCGTCGCCGTCGTCGTGATGATCCTCGGCTTCATCGTCGCGGACAAGGCCGAACTGATCGCCAGCGAGCGACTGCGCGACGTCAAACTGCCCGAGATCACGCTCCTTCCGCTCGCGGTGAAGTACACCGTGCTGTACGTCGCCCTGCTGATCGCTCTGAGCCAGGTCGACGTCAACACGACGGCGCTTTTGATCCTGCTGACCGTGTACGTGTTCGGCGTCGTGTTCCTCGGCGGGTTGGCGTTCAAGGACTTCCTCTCGTCGGCGGCCGCCGGGATGTACCTCCTCCTGAACCAGCCCTACGGCATCGGCGACGAGGTGCGGATCGGCGACCGCGAGGGGATCGTCCAGGAGGTCGATCTGCTGGTGACCCGCATCGAGAACGAGGAAGAGGAGTTCATCGTTCCCAATCGCAAGGTGTTCGAGCACGGCATCGCGCGGACGCGGTAG
- a CDS encoding FUN14 domain-containing protein encodes MELDPQQLGLELGSGAAIGALIGFAAKKLAKLLAVIVGVQLAVFRFLESKGILTVDWNRLTNGLVSTQEKVQDPGWIEPIISSLSIGAGFTGGFLIGFKRG; translated from the coding sequence ATGGAGCTCGACCCCCAGCAACTGGGTCTGGAACTCGGCAGCGGCGCCGCGATCGGCGCGCTGATCGGCTTCGCCGCGAAGAAGCTCGCGAAGCTGCTCGCGGTGATCGTCGGCGTCCAGCTCGCGGTGTTCCGGTTCCTCGAATCGAAGGGAATTCTCACCGTCGACTGGAACCGGCTGACGAACGGACTTGTCAGCACGCAGGAGAAGGTACAGGATCCGGGATGGATCGAGCCGATCATCTCCTCGCTGTCGATCGGCGCCGGGTTCACCGGCGGCTTCCTGATCGGCTTCAAGCGAGGATAA
- a CDS encoding ribosome assembly factor SBDS: protein MISLDDAVTARLESHGERFEVLVDPDAALEIKRGDFEGELEDVIAAEDVFENASRGDRPAESDLEEVFGTTDSLEIIPEVIQRGEIQITAEQRREMQEQKHKQLVNQITRNAVNPQMDDAPHPPDRIESALEDAGFDVDPMEPVEEQVDDALDALRPIIPIRFDEVTVAVQVPPEQAGSAQAQLREFGDLQREEWQGDGSWIGVLQFPAGLQNEFFDRANEVTGGEAETQIVRDEDDIKTQ, encoded by the coding sequence ATGATATCGCTTGACGATGCCGTGACGGCGCGCCTCGAATCCCACGGGGAGCGATTCGAAGTGCTCGTCGATCCGGACGCCGCCCTCGAGATCAAGCGCGGCGACTTCGAAGGAGAGCTCGAGGACGTGATCGCCGCCGAGGACGTCTTCGAGAACGCGAGCCGCGGGGACCGCCCCGCCGAGTCCGACCTCGAAGAGGTGTTCGGGACGACAGACTCTCTCGAGATCATCCCCGAGGTGATCCAGCGCGGCGAGATTCAGATCACGGCCGAGCAGCGCCGCGAGATGCAAGAACAGAAGCACAAACAGCTGGTCAACCAGATCACGCGCAACGCCGTCAACCCCCAGATGGACGACGCGCCCCATCCGCCCGACCGGATCGAGAGCGCCCTGGAGGACGCCGGCTTCGACGTCGATCCGATGGAACCCGTAGAGGAGCAGGTCGACGACGCGCTCGACGCGCTCCGGCCGATCATCCCGATCCGGTTCGACGAGGTCACCGTCGCCGTGCAGGTGCCGCCCGAACAGGCCGGCAGCGCGCAGGCCCAGCTCCGGGAGTTCGGCGACCTCCAGCGCGAGGAGTGGCAGGGCGACGGCTCGTGGATCGGCGTGCTGCAGTTCCCCGCCGGGCTGCAAAACGAGTTTTTCGACCGCGCGAACGAGGTTACCGGCGGCGAAGCGGAAACGCAGATCGTCCGGGACGAGGACGACATCAAGACGCAGTAG
- the dacZ gene encoding diadenylate cyclase DacZ, with product MSDLRELFGDLFDDVDGILLFSPSSSYYERFDDLDDDDPDVILVGPENVHDADAYVELPVQFEDASDRIEFAIEGAVDEGIVDEGDDLLCALGLFADDVDSLTRVRANPAEGSGIYELFVNSRAEPDVIRAVFDVAIELGQKGQKGKPVGALFVVGDAGKVMNKSRPLSYNPFEKSHVHVGDPIVKVMLKEFSRLDGAFVISDAGKIVSAYRYLEPAAEGVDIPKGLGARHMAAGAITRDTNATAIVLSESDGLVRAFKGGELVLELDPENY from the coding sequence ATGTCGGACCTACGCGAACTGTTTGGCGACCTGTTCGACGACGTTGACGGAATCCTGCTGTTCTCGCCGAGCAGTTCCTACTACGAGCGGTTCGACGATCTCGACGACGACGACCCGGACGTGATCCTCGTCGGGCCGGAGAACGTCCACGACGCCGACGCGTACGTCGAGTTACCCGTCCAGTTCGAGGACGCGTCGGACCGGATCGAGTTCGCGATCGAGGGCGCCGTCGACGAGGGGATCGTCGACGAGGGCGACGATCTCCTGTGCGCGCTCGGGCTGTTCGCGGACGACGTCGACTCGCTGACTCGCGTCCGGGCGAACCCCGCCGAAGGCTCGGGGATTTACGAACTGTTCGTCAACTCCCGCGCCGAGCCGGACGTCATCCGGGCCGTCTTCGACGTCGCGATCGAGCTCGGCCAGAAGGGCCAGAAGGGCAAGCCCGTCGGCGCGCTGTTCGTCGTCGGCGACGCCGGGAAGGTGATGAACAAGTCCCGCCCGCTCAGCTACAACCCCTTCGAGAAGTCCCACGTCCACGTCGGCGACCCGATCGTGAAGGTGATGCTCAAGGAGTTCTCGCGGCTCGACGGCGCCTTCGTCATCAGCGACGCCGGCAAGATCGTCAGCGCGTACCGCTACCTCGAACCCGCCGCGGAGGGCGTCGACATCCCGAAGGGGCTGGGCGCCCGGCACATGGCGGCCGGGGCGATCACCCGCGACACGAACGCGACGGCGATCGTCCTCAGCGAGAGCGACGGACTCGTGCGAGCGTTCAAGGGCGGCGAACTGGTGCTCGAACTCGATCCGGAGAACTACTGA
- the hflX gene encoding GTPase HflX, whose protein sequence is MIAIIAKRVDDGTADTSEISELARAAGYTVAGEVTQKRREDPALEIGEGKAEEMADLVVEADADAVIFDNRLDPYQTFNLGKKLPEGVEVIDRFTLILDIFGQRAQTRKAQLQVELAELRYELPRAEAKASLAKREERPGFMGLGEYDESREEDIKKQISRIKDELDRIADTEEQRREQRRESGFDLVALAGYTNAGKSTLMRRLAADVDVDENEDLHPDLDTTAESEDRLFTTLGTTTRKLDFDRRDVLLTDTVGFISDLPHWLVESFKSTLDEVYRADLVLLVVDVSDPVEEIREKLVTSHDTLYERNEAPIVTVLNKIDTVDDEELAEKREALSALAPNPIAVSGKEGRNVEDLLARIDDELPDWERERLVLPMTEDTMSVVSWIHDNARVNDVTYGDEDVVVDFEARPAIVEQSRARAGDLSRPVESA, encoded by the coding sequence ATGATCGCGATAATCGCCAAGCGTGTCGACGATGGAACCGCCGATACGTCCGAGATCAGCGAACTGGCGCGCGCGGCGGGCTACACCGTCGCGGGCGAAGTGACCCAGAAGCGCCGCGAGGATCCCGCGCTCGAGATCGGCGAGGGGAAGGCCGAGGAGATGGCCGACCTCGTCGTCGAGGCCGACGCGGACGCGGTGATCTTCGACAACCGACTCGATCCCTACCAGACGTTCAACCTCGGCAAGAAGCTTCCCGAGGGCGTCGAGGTGATCGACCGGTTCACGCTGATCCTGGACATCTTCGGCCAGCGCGCCCAGACCCGGAAAGCCCAGCTGCAAGTCGAACTGGCCGAGCTGCGGTACGAGCTGCCCCGCGCCGAAGCCAAGGCGAGCCTGGCCAAGCGCGAGGAGCGGCCCGGTTTCATGGGCCTCGGCGAGTACGACGAGAGCCGCGAAGAGGACATCAAAAAGCAGATCAGCCGGATCAAAGACGAGCTCGACCGGATCGCCGACACGGAGGAGCAGCGCCGCGAGCAACGGCGCGAGTCCGGCTTCGATCTCGTCGCCCTCGCCGGGTACACCAACGCCGGCAAGTCCACGCTGATGCGCCGGCTCGCCGCCGACGTCGACGTCGACGAGAACGAGGACCTGCATCCCGATCTCGACACCACGGCCGAGAGCGAGGATCGCCTCTTTACGACGCTCGGGACGACGACTCGCAAGCTCGACTTCGATCGGCGGGACGTCCTGCTCACCGACACGGTCGGATTCATCAGCGACCTGCCCCACTGGCTCGTCGAGTCGTTCAAGTCGACGCTCGACGAGGTGTACCGGGCCGATCTCGTCTTGCTCGTGGTCGACGTCAGCGACCCCGTCGAGGAGATCCGCGAGAAGCTCGTCACCAGCCACGACACGCTCTACGAGCGCAACGAAGCGCCGATCGTCACCGTGCTCAACAAGATCGACACGGTCGACGACGAGGAACTCGCCGAGAAGCGGGAAGCGCTCTCGGCGCTCGCGCCGAACCCGATCGCGGTCAGCGGCAAGGAAGGCCGAAACGTCGAGGACCTCCTCGCTCGGATCGACGACGAACTGCCCGACTGGGAGCGCGAGCGACTCGTCCTGCCGATGACCGAGGACACGATGAGCGTCGTGTCGTGGATCCACGACAACGCCCGAGTCAACGACGTCACGTACGGCGACGAGGACGTCGTCGTCGACTTCGAGGCGCGCCCGGCGATCGTCGAACAGTCCCGCGCTCGCGCCGGCGACCTCTCCCGGCCCGTCGAGTCGGCGTGA